TCTACTAGAAAAGATTATATTAAGGCCTTTATTAATCGTGGATATCAATATAAGAATGCAGGTACTGCTTGGATTGATTTTACTTCTAAAAAGCCAGGTACCTCTGTTGATTGTTCCGGTTTAATTATGCAATGTATGTATGCTGCGGGAATTGATCCATCCCCATCTAACCCTAAATGGCATGCAACTCATGAATGGGGTTGTCGCTCATTAGTTCAAAGTAAAACTCTACAAACGGTTAAGTTAAAGAACCTTAAACGTGGCGATATTATTTTTTATGGTAAACCTAAGCCAAGTAACTATCATGTTGGGATTTATTTAGGCAAGAATAAGGTATTGCATTCATGGCCAAATTGGGGTGTAACTGTTTCTAACGCAAACTTCCGACCATACTATTATGCTAAACGAATTTTCCCAGTTGCTAAGACTAAAGTTGTTCATCAAAATAGTTAAAAATTATAAGGCAATTAAAAGCTAGCCTGAACCCTGGAGTTAGGATAATCTAATTTCAGGGTTTTAGTGTGTCTGAATGATTTGAGCAATAAAGTTAACTGGCGTTGTCAATGTCTTGGCAACTAGTAATCTGATAAGAGATACTAGTATAGAGTTAACCTCACTTTTTAGCTGTTTTGGTGTAAAATGGAAAAGCAAACTTATGTATGTCAAGGAGGATGAAGCTTTGTGCGCAATCGCTCAGAAATAAAATTATTGGGACAAGCACTTTTAGTTGGATTATTTACAGGAATAGTTGTTGGGATTTTTCGTTTGGGGATCGAAAGGATGACGTCCTTTTGGTTAAAATTATTTCAGTTGGCACACGCTAATCTTTACTGGCTAATCGTAATTGTGATTGGTTTATGTATCGTTGGGATTATTGCTGGCTATTTTGTGAAGCAATATAGCCATGTTGGTGGTTCAGGAATTCCCGAAGTAAAATTGCAATTGCAAGGAAATTTATCGCTTTCCTGGTTTCCAATTTTATGGCGGAAATTAATTGGTGGTATCTTGGTTATTAGTACAGGTCTATTCTTGGGCCCTGAAGGACCGTCACTGCAATTAGGAGCAACTATTGGCCAAGGCGTTGGTGAAACTGCTAAGCAAACTAAAACCAATATTCGAGTTTTGATTGCAACCGGGGCAGCAAGTGGTTTAGCTGCGGCTTTTGGTGCACCGCTAAGTGGAGCGTTGTTTGTTTTGGAAGAAGTTTTTCATAACTTTTCACAACGCGTCTGGTTAAATGCGTTGGCAGGTGCAATGATTGCCGATTTTGTTGTTTCTAATTTGTTTGGGCAACATGCTACACTTGCACTTACTTATAACTATTCATTCCCGATTCCATTGTATTGGCATTTATTAATTTTAGGTGTACTGTTAGGTATTTTGGGCCATTTATATAAAATTGGTCTGTTTAATTGTAAAAAATTATATGAAAAAGTTAGATTTCTACCTAAATGGCTTTTTGGCTTCATTCCGTTACTGCTTTTAATTCCAATTGCTTATTTCTTACCATTAATTACTGGTCCAGGTAATCGCCTAATTTTGGCTTTGCCTAAGTTAATCACTAAACCGGGTTGGTCAATAATTGGTCTGTTATTGGCCTTTTATGTGATTAGACTAATTTTTTCAATTATTTCCTATGATTCGGGACTGCCGAGTGGAATTTTTTTACCTATTTTAACAATGGGAGCTTTAATTGGTGCTGTCTATGGCCTTTTCATGGTGCAACTTCATCTATTACCACAAAAACTAGTCATTAACCTGATTATTTTTGCAATGGCAGGTTATTTTGCTGCAATTATCAGAGCCCCATTTACAGCAGTTATCTTAATTACTGAAATGGTTGGTTCTCTTTTGCATTTAATGCCGCTAGCGGTGGTTTCGTTTATATCGCTATTAGTTGATGAATTGTTGGGAGGCTTGCCAATTTATGATAGCTTGGCCCAAGCGATGATGGATAAGCAAAAGACACGCAGAACCGCGACTATCGGCCAACGCGATCAATTAACGATACCTATTTACGAGGATAGCAATCTAGTTGACCAAAAAATTGCAGCGATAGCTTGGCCCAAAAACACTTTGGTTAAGGTAATCCATCGTGGCGGAAGGGATGTTATTCCTAATGGTCAGACCAAAATTGCCAATGGTGACAATCTAGTCTTAGAGCTTGATGCGGGAGAGCGTGGTCAAGTTTATGATAAAATCAAGCAGCTACAAGCAGTAGAATATGATGGTTAAAAAAAGAACTTCATTGAGTTGAAGTTCTTTTTAGTCTGTAAGTTATTTAAAAGTGATTGCTTTATGGTTATATTCGTTTTGAATTTGCTTTTTGGTTACCCAAGCAATAGCACCATGGTCGTAGTTCATATTCTTACCACCAGTACCAGCGCCAGCATTCTTGGAGTAGTATAGTGGATCGTAAACCCTGAACTTACCATTCTTGTAACCAGTGATTACCTTACAGTGATTGCGGTTGTAATCGCCAGCTTTTTGATATGAAGAAAAGCCGTAGTACAAAACTGGCTTGCCAGCTTGGATATACATTCTGAAGTCGTTAACTGTCGGCTTCTTGCTGGTAATATTAGTTAGATCCTTACCTTTTTTAAAAGTATGACCATACTTGGTTAAAGCTCCGGGACTAATTACATAGCCAAAGCCTTCGCCAGTATAAACGTTACCCTTTTGGCCACCCTTAGTTGGCTGCATTGGTAAGTTGTTTTGGATTTTTTGTAATAAGGAAGTGGTAATCTTTTGACCCTTGTAGCCTAGCATCATCGCTAAAGATGCGCCGGCACAACCCCAGGGAGTTTTAACCGGAGTGTATTGACTAACGTAAGGTACTTTGACCAGTTTCTTTTGACTGGATTTAGCTACAGCCTTTTTATTGATGTAACCAATCGTCTTCTTGCCTTTATATAGCCAGTAATAAGTCTTCTTGTTGTGCTTGAATGACTTCTTCACAGTATATGGCTTGTGGAAGTACTTCGAAGCTGATTTCTTATTAGCAAAGTTACCAGTGTAAATGCCATAATTCTTCTTGATGATATAAACTTTAAAAGACTTAACTTTTTTGGCTTTAGTTGAAGATTGTTTCTTTTTTGCAGGTTTGGCTACTGGCTTAGCAGCCGTGGTAGTAGCAGTCCCTGCTGGTTTTTCACTAGTTGTAGCTGTTGGACTAGTAGTGTTAGCTGTTTGACCAGCATCAGTAGCCGGTGACGTAGGTTGGGCTTCAGTAGTAGCAGGTTCTTCTGCTGCCAAAGCGACTGCTGTTGGCATTGCCACAGGTGCAGCTAACAAAATAGCGGCAGAAAAAGTTACTAGCTTAGTAATGACTTTAGTCTTTTTCATATATAACTCCTATAAATAAAATATTAATACTAATATTATATATTTCATTAGACGTAAAAAGCAATAGTAATTAGAATGAACAATAAAGTTGTTCTGGATGTAATTGGTTTGTAAAGGTTATGTGCTAAGATAAAAAATAATAACTGATGAAAGAGTGTTTCCAATTGAAATTTAAACTAAAAAAATACTTATTAATAGGTATCGGTTTTATTAGCTTGATAATTATTGGTAGTGATGTTTCTGTTCATGCTGCTGAATATAGCACTGAACAAGCCGAAACGGTTGGCAAAACCAGTAAGGTCATTAAGGCTAAGAAACCAAAAACTAAGGCTAAAGCTTATGCAGTTTTAGATCGCAAAACGGGTGAAGTATTGGTACAAAAGAATGCTAACAAGCAATACTTAACTGCTTCAACAGGTAAATTAATGACGATCTATTTGGCGGCTCGTAAAATTGATAATAAATCTAAAAACTGGAATAAAAAAGTTAAGTTTTCCAAAACCTTAGTTAATATGGGGAATAATCCTAATTTTGACAGTTTTCATGTTAAGAGTGGGAAAAAATATACGATTAGGCAAGTGATGCAGTCAACCATTATTAATTCAGCTAATAATTCGGCGATTCGGCTGGGACAGTGGGTTGCTGGTTCAAACAAAGAATTCATCAAAATGATGAATAAACAAGCTAAGTTGTGGGGACTAAAAGCGACCTTTACTTCTGCTTCAGGTTTAGAAAATGATGATTTATCTCCTTATGGTTATTGGGTACAAGGTGATCTTAATTCGGGGAACTTGTTGTCCGCTAAAGATTTAGCGATCATTGCTTATCATGTTGCTAATGATTATCCAGAGTTAATGAAATACTTTAAAACTACTTCCAAAGTAGTTGCTGGGCAAAAGTTGGTTAACCAGAATCGCACATTACCGGGTCAAAAATTTTATCAAAAGTCCCTCAAGCCTGATGGTATGAAAACAGGTTGGACGCCGCGAGCAGGTTATTGTTTTGTTGGTAGTAGTCAAAAAGACGACGGTCTGATAACGGTTGTGCTTAACGATCCTGATGAATTTTCTGATACGACCAAGTTAATGAACTTTACTTATGATAATTTAAATTAATGAAGATGAGGACGCTTTGTCGATAAGCGTCTTTTTTGCTAGAATAAAATAGTAGATTATAATTTAGAAATGAGCAAAAATGACTAAAGAAGAAAATCAAATGTACTTTGCTGCTAATCCGACTGCTGCTCATGATGAGCATCTAGTTGATTATAGTGCTAATGGCATTAATTTGAAGTTTAAAACTGATGCTGGTGTGTTTTCTAAAATGCGGGTTGACTATGGTTCTGGTGTCTTGATCAAGGCATTGAATGATGTGCAACTTCCTGCAGGAGATATTTTAGATCTGGGGGCGGGTTATGGCCCCTTGGGATTATTTGCTGCTAAAATTTGGCCGCAGCATACAGTTCATTTAGTTGATGTTAATGAACGTGGGCTAGATTTAGCACGGCAAAATGCAAAGTTAAATCAGATAACTAATGTGGAAATTTATGCTTCAGATATTTATGAACAGATTGATTCGACTAAGAAGTTTGGCTTAATTATTACCAATCCGCCTATTCGGGCTGGTAAAAATGTAGTTACGCAAATGCTTGCGCAAGCTCAAGACCATTTGATTAATGGTGGTATTTTACTAGAAGTTATTCAAAAAAAGCAGGGCGAGCCAAGTAGTCGAAAATTGCTTCAGGAGACCTATAGTAACTGCACTATTTTGACTCGTGATAAAGGCTATTATGTTTTGCAGGCAGTGAATAATTAATGGAATTTACTAGTGAAAACAAGCAGAAATATATGCAGCTAGCCTTTGATCAGGCGCAAATCGCACAAAACTTGGGTGAAGTTCCAATTGGTGCAGTAATAATTGATCCTGACGGACAAGTAATTGGTAGTGGTTATAACCGGCGCGAACTCGACCAAGACGCTACAGGACATGCGGAAATGATTGCGATTAGACAGGCTTGTACTAACATAGGGACTTGGCGTTTAATTGATTGTAGTCTTTTTGTAACTTTGGAGCCGTGTCCCATGTGTGCTGGAGCAATTATCAATGCGCGAATCAAAAATGTCTTTTATGGTGCGCTTGATCCTAAGGCTGGTGCTGGTGGTAGTGTTGTTGATTTATTTGCTGTACCTAAATTTAATCATCATCCCAACGTGATTCGTGGGTTATATCGCGATCGTGCTAGTCAGATGATGAAAAGTTTTTTTAAAGAGATTAGACAGAAACAAAAATCAGCAAAAAAATCGGCAAAATAGTGGCAACTTTAGTCAAAATACGGTATTATATTTATTGGGCAATGTTTGACCTCCGAAGCGTGTCAGGACCGGAAGGTAGCAGCACTAAGGTCGCTTCAGGCATGTGCCTTTTATTAGACATTTACAAACTCTTAACTCTTAAACAAGAGTTAAGAGTTTTTTACTAGAGAAAGATTATCATGGCTTATCAAGCGTTATACCGTAAGTGGCGACCGAGAACTTTTGCAAGTGTGGTTGGTCAAGCAGACATTACGAATACTCTGAAGAATGCCATTGAGCGTGGCACGATTTCGCACGCTTTTTTATTTGCGGGCCCGCGCGGGACTGGGAAAACTTCTTGCGCCAAGATTTTTGCTAAAGCGTTGAACTGTAATAATTTACAGGCTGGCGAACCTTGTAATGAATGTGCTAATTGTCAGGCTGCTGATCAGGGGGCTTTGCCTGATATTATTGAAATTGATGCGGCTTCAAATAATGGTGTTGATGAAATTCGTGAAATTCGTGATAAGGTAAAATATGCTCCGACTCAGGGTAAATATAAAGTATACATTATTGATGAGGTACATATGTTGTCAATGGGCGCCTTTAATGCCTTATTGAAAACTTTGGAAGAGCCGCCTGAGCATGTGGTATTTATCTTAGCAACTACCGAAATTCAAAAGGTTCCGGCAACCATTATTTCACGGACACAGCGTTATAATTTTAAACGGTTACCAGCAACAGAGCTAGTTAAGCAAATGACCTATATTCTTGATCAAGAAAAAGTTTCGTATGATGATCAGGCACTGGCAGTAATTGCTCAAGTAGCTGATGGCGGTATGCGGGATGCCCTGAGCATTTTAGATCAATTGCTTAGTTATGAAAAAGATTCGGTTAACTATCAAGATGCCTTGCAGATTACCGGTTTTGCGGCTAAAGAGCAGATTGAGCAACTCTTGCTGGCACTGCTAGATCATGATGCCAATCAGGCTTTAACATTAGCTCAAGATGAACTACAAAATGGTGCTAGTTCTAAGAATATCTTGGATGAAATTATTGATTTGGCGACTACTGCTTTAATGGTAATTAAGGCAGGCAGTGATGACCAGAACACGTTTATGACGACTGGTTTTGCTGATCAAATTAAAAGTGTGCCAGTTGAGCGCTACTTTCAATTGATTAAGGCGGCTAATACTGCTTTAAACGATTTACGCTATACTAATCAGCAACAAATCCCGTTAGAAGTTTTTATTGTTGAGAGTACTAACGACACAGCAACGTCGCAAGCACACCATAGTCAATTGCAGTCTGCTGATGCAGATCTAGCTAACGAAGTTACTAGTTTAAAAAACCAGGTTGTTAAGCTGGCTGATCAAGTTGCTCAACTTTCCAAAAAACCAGCTGGCAAGAATAATCAGATTTTTCATCTTGATGATGGTCCAAGTTCTTCGACTAAAGCAAATGAGCCAGTTGCGACTAAACCGAAGCAGAAAAAACGGTCGGTCAAAAATACTCAGCGAATTAATCAACGAAATCGTGAGCAGGTATACCAGGTGCTAGAAAGTGCTACTAAAACTGACTTGCAAGCCATTAAAGATGTCTGGCCTGATTTACAATCGGTTTTAGCCGTCTCGCAGCGAGCACTACTAGACGTGCTTGAGCCGGTTGCAGCTAGTCCTGAACAAGTAGTAATGAAGTGTAAGTATACCCTATGGTTTGAAAAAGCTAGTTCTGATGATGATTTATTAGCTAAATTAACTGGAGAAATTGCCAAATTTACTCAACATGATTATGAGATTGTCTTGGTGCCTGATGAGGATTGGCTTAAGGTGCGCCAAGAGTTTGTACAGACTCACGGTAAAGAATTATTGGCTAAAAAGCGTGGCTCGCAGGATCAAGCTACTCAGCAAGAATCAGACACTGGCCAGGAAGTTATTCAAAAGGCTAAGGAGTTATTTGGCGATACGGTTAATGTTAAGGATTGAAATTTAAGGAGAATATAATGAATAAAAAACCTAATTTTGGCGCGATGGGTGGCATGAATATGCAACAAATGATGAAGCAAGCCAAAAAGATGCAGGATCAAATGGCGCAAGAACAACAAAATATTACCAGCCAAGAATTTGTTGGTAAATCTGCGGAAGATTTAGTAACAGCTACTTTGACAGGTGATCATCGTTTAAAAAATCTTGAGATTAATCAAGAGGCAATTGACCCAGATGATCCAGATATGTTGCAAGATTTAATAATTGATGCAGTTAATAAGGGCTTGAGCGCAATTGATGAAGCAACGCAAGCCAGTTTAGGGAAATATACGAAGGGTATGATTTAAGTGCAGTATCCAGCACCAATTGCACATTTAATTGATTCTTATATGAAATTACCGGGAATTGGCGAGAAAACCGCGATTCGTTTAGCCTTTTATACTTTGGATATGCCGGATAAAGATGTAACGGATTTTAGCAGTGCGCTTAGTGAGGTTAAGGATAAGCTGCATCGTTGTTCAGTATGTGGCAATATTACTGAAAAAGATCCTTGTTCAATTTGTGCTAATCCTGATCGTATCCAAACAACGATTATGGTAGTTGAACAACCTAAAGATGTCATGGCGTTTGAAGATATGGGTGAATATGACGGTCTATATCACGTTTTACATGGAGTTTTATCGCCAATGGATGGTATTGGACCTGAAGAGATTAATATTAAGTCGCTAATTGTTCGCCTGCAAAAGCTTGATAGTGTTCAAGAAGTGATTCTGGCATTGAATTCCACTCCAGAAGGTGAATCAACTGCAATGTATCTTAGTAAATTAATTAAACCAGCTGGAATTAAGGTTACCCGCTTAGCAGCAGGTTTGGCAGTTGGTAGTGATATTGAATATGCTAATTCCATTACTTTAAAACGGGCAGTTCAAGGAAGAACGGCGATTTAAATGGCACGCAATAAAGTTAAAAAGTTAGGTGACCAGAGATTGGTCATGATGGTTGAAAAATTACAATCTGAAATTGCTGTGCAAAAAACACTTGCACCAACCACATTAGATATGTCAACTGATAATATTGTGGCTAATAAAATTTTACAAGCCAAGTACTCATTCTTATATAATGAAGCTCGGCGGCGTAATACTAGATTTAGTGGTTATACTAATGCAATTTCTGACTAAAAAGTCTACTGAAGTAGGCTTTTTTCTTTTTTATAAAATAAAAGTTGGTTAGGGTGTTCAGAACGAAAAATCTTCTGTAAAATAAAAGCAGGGAGAGTTTTATGAAAAGTTTTTTTGTAAGTTTTGAGGGACCAGATGGGTCAGGTAAAAGCACGGTAATTCAGCAAATGGTTACGCAAATCGCACCATTTTTAAAAGTACCATATCTTGTGACTCGTGAACCAGGAGGTTCGAAGATTGCGGAACAAATTCGTCAGTTGATTTTGGATCCGGCTAACGACGCAATGAGTGCTGAAACAGAGGCTTTGCTTTATGCAGCGGCTAGGAGTCAGCATATGAAGGAGACGGTGATTCCAGCTCTTTTAGAAGGCAAAATTGTTTTTTCGGATCGGTTTGTTGACAGTTCGCTAGCGTATCAAGGAGTTGGACGTGATTTGGGGATTAAGCAAGTCAAACAAATTAATGATTTTGCGACTAAAGGGATTGCCCCTGATTTAACGATCTTTTTAGATGTTAAGCCTGAAATCGGATTGGCACGGATTGCTAAACAACGCTCAGGTCAAGAAGATCGCTTGGAACAAGAAAAGTTACTTTTTCATCAAAAGGTTTATGCAGGTTACCAAACGGTTATTAAGCAGTATCCGGAACGAATTCAAGTAATTGATGCTAATCGTTTGCTTACAGATGTGGTAGACGACTGTGTTAAACTTATCATAAAACGTTTACCAAAAGAGTTGCTAAAGGACTGATTTTAATGAAATTAATAATTGCAATTGTACAAAAAGAAGATGCCAATCGGCTGCAACAAACCTTTGTCAAAGAAAACATTCAAGCAACCAAGTTGGCTACAACGGGTGGCTTTTTGAGCCAAGGAAACACTACTTTTTTAATTGGAACAGACGATGATCATGTTAAAAGAGTCCTGCAGGTTATTAAGGATGAATCTCAGGCGCGTGAGGAATATATGAATCCTAACATGACTATGGCTGGTTTTGAAGTTAGCAATCAACCCGTTAAATTTACTGTTGGTGGAGCAACCTGCTTTGTTTTACCAGTTGAAGAGTTTAAACAATTTTAATGACGATTGAAATTA
This DNA window, taken from Lactobacillus sp. ESL0684, encodes the following:
- a CDS encoding ClC family H(+)/Cl(-) exchange transporter, which produces MRNRSEIKLLGQALLVGLFTGIVVGIFRLGIERMTSFWLKLFQLAHANLYWLIVIVIGLCIVGIIAGYFVKQYSHVGGSGIPEVKLQLQGNLSLSWFPILWRKLIGGILVISTGLFLGPEGPSLQLGATIGQGVGETAKQTKTNIRVLIATGAASGLAAAFGAPLSGALFVLEEVFHNFSQRVWLNALAGAMIADFVVSNLFGQHATLALTYNYSFPIPLYWHLLILGVLLGILGHLYKIGLFNCKKLYEKVRFLPKWLFGFIPLLLLIPIAYFLPLITGPGNRLILALPKLITKPGWSIIGLLLAFYVIRLIFSIISYDSGLPSGIFLPILTMGALIGAVYGLFMVQLHLLPQKLVINLIIFAMAGYFAAIIRAPFTAVILITEMVGSLLHLMPLAVVSFISLLVDELLGGLPIYDSLAQAMMDKQKTRRTATIGQRDQLTIPIYEDSNLVDQKIAAIAWPKNTLVKVIHRGGRDVIPNGQTKIANGDNLVLELDAGERGQVYDKIKQLQAVEYDG
- a CDS encoding C39 family peptidase codes for the protein MKKTKVITKLVTFSAAILLAAPVAMPTAVALAAEEPATTEAQPTSPATDAGQTANTTSPTATTSEKPAGTATTTAAKPVAKPAKKKQSSTKAKKVKSFKVYIIKKNYGIYTGNFANKKSASKYFHKPYTVKKSFKHNKKTYYWLYKGKKTIGYINKKAVAKSSQKKLVKVPYVSQYTPVKTPWGCAGASLAMMLGYKGQKITTSLLQKIQNNLPMQPTKGGQKGNVYTGEGFGYVISPGALTKYGHTFKKGKDLTNITSKKPTVNDFRMYIQAGKPVLYYGFSSYQKAGDYNRNHCKVITGYKNGKFRVYDPLYYSKNAGAGTGGKNMNYDHGAIAWVTKKQIQNEYNHKAITFK
- a CDS encoding serine hydrolase — protein: MKFKLKKYLLIGIGFISLIIIGSDVSVHAAEYSTEQAETVGKTSKVIKAKKPKTKAKAYAVLDRKTGEVLVQKNANKQYLTASTGKLMTIYLAARKIDNKSKNWNKKVKFSKTLVNMGNNPNFDSFHVKSGKKYTIRQVMQSTIINSANNSAIRLGQWVAGSNKEFIKMMNKQAKLWGLKATFTSASGLENDDLSPYGYWVQGDLNSGNLLSAKDLAIIAYHVANDYPELMKYFKTTSKVVAGQKLVNQNRTLPGQKFYQKSLKPDGMKTGWTPRAGYCFVGSSQKDDGLITVVLNDPDEFSDTTKLMNFTYDNLN
- a CDS encoding class I SAM-dependent methyltransferase; translated protein: MTKEENQMYFAANPTAAHDEHLVDYSANGINLKFKTDAGVFSKMRVDYGSGVLIKALNDVQLPAGDILDLGAGYGPLGLFAAKIWPQHTVHLVDVNERGLDLARQNAKLNQITNVEIYASDIYEQIDSTKKFGLIITNPPIRAGKNVVTQMLAQAQDHLINGGILLEVIQKKQGEPSSRKLLQETYSNCTILTRDKGYYVLQAVNN
- the tadA gene encoding tRNA adenosine(34) deaminase TadA translates to MEFTSENKQKYMQLAFDQAQIAQNLGEVPIGAVIIDPDGQVIGSGYNRRELDQDATGHAEMIAIRQACTNIGTWRLIDCSLFVTLEPCPMCAGAIINARIKNVFYGALDPKAGAGGSVVDLFAVPKFNHHPNVIRGLYRDRASQMMKSFFKEIRQKQKSAKKSAK
- the dnaX gene encoding DNA polymerase III subunit gamma/tau, encoding MAYQALYRKWRPRTFASVVGQADITNTLKNAIERGTISHAFLFAGPRGTGKTSCAKIFAKALNCNNLQAGEPCNECANCQAADQGALPDIIEIDAASNNGVDEIREIRDKVKYAPTQGKYKVYIIDEVHMLSMGAFNALLKTLEEPPEHVVFILATTEIQKVPATIISRTQRYNFKRLPATELVKQMTYILDQEKVSYDDQALAVIAQVADGGMRDALSILDQLLSYEKDSVNYQDALQITGFAAKEQIEQLLLALLDHDANQALTLAQDELQNGASSKNILDEIIDLATTALMVIKAGSDDQNTFMTTGFADQIKSVPVERYFQLIKAANTALNDLRYTNQQQIPLEVFIVESTNDTATSQAHHSQLQSADADLANEVTSLKNQVVKLADQVAQLSKKPAGKNNQIFHLDDGPSSSTKANEPVATKPKQKKRSVKNTQRINQRNREQVYQVLESATKTDLQAIKDVWPDLQSVLAVSQRALLDVLEPVAASPEQVVMKCKYTLWFEKASSDDDLLAKLTGEIAKFTQHDYEIVLVPDEDWLKVRQEFVQTHGKELLAKKRGSQDQATQQESDTGQEVIQKAKELFGDTVNVKD
- a CDS encoding YbaB/EbfC family nucleoid-associated protein gives rise to the protein MNKKPNFGAMGGMNMQQMMKQAKKMQDQMAQEQQNITSQEFVGKSAEDLVTATLTGDHRLKNLEINQEAIDPDDPDMLQDLIIDAVNKGLSAIDEATQASLGKYTKGMI
- the recR gene encoding recombination mediator RecR, with amino-acid sequence MQYPAPIAHLIDSYMKLPGIGEKTAIRLAFYTLDMPDKDVTDFSSALSEVKDKLHRCSVCGNITEKDPCSICANPDRIQTTIMVVEQPKDVMAFEDMGEYDGLYHVLHGVLSPMDGIGPEEINIKSLIVRLQKLDSVQEVILALNSTPEGESTAMYLSKLIKPAGIKVTRLAAGLAVGSDIEYANSITLKRAVQGRTAI
- a CDS encoding YaaL family protein is translated as MARNKVKKLGDQRLVMMVEKLQSEIAVQKTLAPTTLDMSTDNIVANKILQAKYSFLYNEARRRNTRFSGYTNAISD
- the tmk gene encoding dTMP kinase, which codes for MKSFFVSFEGPDGSGKSTVIQQMVTQIAPFLKVPYLVTREPGGSKIAEQIRQLILDPANDAMSAETEALLYAAARSQHMKETVIPALLEGKIVFSDRFVDSSLAYQGVGRDLGIKQVKQINDFATKGIAPDLTIFLDVKPEIGLARIAKQRSGQEDRLEQEKLLFHQKVYAGYQTVIKQYPERIQVIDANRLLTDVVDDCVKLIIKRLPKELLKD
- a CDS encoding cyclic-di-AMP receptor yields the protein MKLIIAIVQKEDANRLQQTFVKENIQATKLATTGGFLSQGNTTFLIGTDDDHVKRVLQVIKDESQAREEYMNPNMTMAGFEVSNQPVKFTVGGATCFVLPVEEFKQF